A genomic region of Methanothermobacter thermautotrophicus str. Delta H contains the following coding sequences:
- a CDS encoding secondary thiamine-phosphate synthase enzyme YjbQ: MEVYTQELPLRTSRRVELIDITSMVSGVLESSGIRNGILNVFSRHSTSAIFINENESRLLSDIESMLEGTVPVDASYGHNAIDNNADSHLRAVLLGGSQTVPVINGSMDLGTWQSIFFAELDGPRNRRIRVSVAGKP, from the coding sequence ATGGAAGTCTATACACAGGAACTCCCCCTGAGGACATCCCGAAGGGTTGAGCTCATTGACATAACCTCCATGGTCTCGGGTGTTCTTGAGTCCTCAGGGATAAGGAACGGCATACTGAATGTCTTCTCAAGGCATTCAACATCAGCGATATTCATAAATGAAAATGAAAGCAGACTCCTCAGCGACATTGAATCCATGCTTGAGGGCACCGTACCGGTGGATGCATCCTATGGACACAACGCCATTGACAACAATGCCGACTCCCATCTGAGGGCCGTGCTCCTCGGGGGAAGCCAGACGGTTCCGGTTATCAACGGATCAATGGACCTTGGGACCTGGCAGAGCATCTTCTTCGCAGAACTCGACGGACCCAGAAACAGAAGGATAAGGGTATCAGTGGCTGGAAAGCCCTGA
- the aroA gene encoding 3-phosphoshikimate 1-carboxyvinyltransferase gives MDLTVEKSGNLEGTVKAPPSKSYTHRAVIIAALAEGVSEIRDPLIAEDTLSSLNACRAFGIRVDEGDAWTVHGSGGELETPDDVIYLGNSGTTLRLMTSVAGLAENYTVLTGDESLRTRPMQPLLDALRPLGVEALSSRMNGLPPIIVRGGLRGGSTSIRGDVSSQFISSILIAAPLTEGVEVMVEGDFISRPYVDMTVDVMERFSVPVDYSEGTFRVEPAVYRGLDYTVEGDYSSASYLAGAVAAAGGDVLIENLFRDSRQGDRIILDIISDMGAEVRRGEDHVRIASTGELSGVSVNLHDAPDLLPTVAVLGALATGRTEIGGVEHARYKETDRISTCAAELRRLGVDVTELPDGMIIEGGASGGTVWSHGDHRLAMAFTLIGLREGITIRDAEVFSVSFPDFPERMMQIGCRMNLS, from the coding sequence ATGGATCTCACAGTTGAAAAATCAGGTAACCTTGAAGGAACCGTTAAGGCACCCCCATCGAAGAGCTACACCCACCGGGCAGTCATAATCGCAGCACTGGCAGAGGGGGTATCAGAGATCAGGGACCCACTCATAGCCGAGGACACCCTTTCGTCCCTGAACGCCTGCAGGGCCTTCGGCATAAGGGTTGATGAGGGGGATGCCTGGACCGTGCATGGAAGCGGAGGGGAACTTGAAACCCCTGATGACGTTATCTATCTGGGGAACTCTGGCACAACCCTCCGCCTCATGACCTCTGTGGCTGGCCTTGCAGAAAACTACACGGTACTCACAGGGGACGAATCCCTCAGAACAAGGCCAATGCAGCCACTCCTTGATGCCCTGAGACCCCTCGGTGTCGAGGCACTGTCATCACGGATGAATGGACTTCCACCGATTATCGTAAGGGGTGGTTTAAGGGGTGGCAGTACATCCATCAGGGGGGATGTCAGTTCACAGTTCATATCATCCATCCTCATCGCAGCACCCCTCACCGAGGGTGTTGAAGTGATGGTGGAGGGCGACTTCATCTCAAGGCCCTACGTTGACATGACAGTTGATGTGATGGAGAGGTTCTCTGTCCCCGTTGATTACTCCGAAGGCACCTTCCGGGTTGAACCAGCAGTTTACAGGGGACTGGACTACACGGTTGAGGGTGACTACTCATCAGCATCCTACCTTGCAGGGGCGGTGGCTGCTGCAGGTGGGGATGTCCTCATCGAAAACCTCTTCAGGGATTCGAGGCAGGGAGACCGCATCATACTGGACATAATCAGTGATATGGGGGCCGAGGTAAGGAGGGGGGAGGACCACGTCAGGATAGCCTCCACCGGTGAGCTCTCTGGGGTCTCCGTCAACCTCCACGACGCCCCCGACCTCCTGCCAACGGTGGCTGTCCTCGGGGCCCTTGCAACTGGCCGGACCGAGATAGGCGGTGTTGAACATGCAAGGTACAAGGAAACAGACAGGATAAGCACATGCGCTGCTGAACTCAGAAGACTTGGAGTGGATGTCACCGAACTTCCCGATGGGATGATCATAGAGGGAGGTGCCTCCGGGGGGACTGTCTGGTCCCATGGTGACCACAGACTTGCAATGGCCTTCACACTCATAGGCCTCAGGGAGGGTATAACTATAAGGGATGCAGAGGTTTTCAGCGTATCATTCCCTGATTTCCCAGAGAGGATGATGCAGATTGGTTGCAGAATGAATTTATCCTAA
- a CDS encoding thymidylate synthase, translating into MAYSIEVNEIADGWKKLVEKIMHDGREIRDERGSLTREVMNTVVTIKKPLGKSDDFYHIRRGSLLNIKVPEGYFWSGEKLEKYSEQFLSGDRKGFVYTYGNRLRAHFGVDQLDEAIRRLKNCTESRRATMVTWDPPEDTASDEVPCMILVDFKIRDGRLFTTALWRSHDIYGAWFPNAVGLAYLADHVAAEVGVEVGHITIHSISAHIYEVNFKEAEEVIKW; encoded by the coding sequence ATGGCCTACAGTATAGAAGTCAATGAAATTGCAGATGGCTGGAAGAAACTCGTTGAGAAGATAATGCATGATGGGCGGGAGATAAGGGATGAAAGGGGATCCCTTACAAGGGAGGTCATGAACACCGTTGTGACCATAAAGAAGCCCCTCGGCAAATCAGATGACTTTTACCATATCAGGAGGGGTTCGCTGCTCAACATAAAGGTCCCTGAGGGCTACTTCTGGAGCGGTGAAAAACTTGAGAAGTACTCTGAACAGTTCCTCTCAGGGGACAGGAAGGGATTTGTCTACACCTACGGAAACCGCCTGAGGGCACACTTCGGAGTGGACCAGCTGGATGAGGCCATAAGGAGACTTAAAAACTGCACAGAATCAAGAAGGGCCACCATGGTAACCTGGGATCCTCCTGAAGACACTGCGAGTGATGAGGTCCCCTGCATGATCCTCGTTGACTTCAAGATAAGGGATGGGAGGCTCTTCACAACGGCCCTCTGGCGCAGCCATGACATCTACGGGGCATGGTTCCCAAATGCTGTGGGCCTTGCCTATCTTGCTGATCACGTCGCAGCAGAGGTGGGTGTTGAGGTGGGTCACATAACCATCCACTCAATTAGCGCTCATATATATGAGGTTAACTTCAAAGAAGCAGAAGAGGTGATCAAATGGTAA
- the mch gene encoding methenyltetrahydromethanopterin cyclohydrolase, translated as MVSVNLEAKKIVDRMIEKADDLKIKVDKLENGSTVIDCGVNVDGSIKAGELYTGVCLGGLADVGISIPGDLSERFALPSVKIKTDFPAISTLGAQKAGWSVSVGDFFALGSGPARALSLKPAETYEEIGYQDEADVAILTLEADKLPGEDVTDMIAEECDVAAENVYVLVAPTSSLVGSIQISGRVVENGTYKMLEALHFDVNKVKYAAGIAPIAPVDPDSLKAMGKTNDAVLFGGRTYYYIESEEGDDIKSLAENLPSSASEGYGKPFYDVFREADYDFYKIDKGMFAPAEVVINDLRTGDVFRAGFVNEELLMKSFGL; from the coding sequence ATGGTAAGTGTAAACCTTGAGGCAAAGAAGATAGTTGACAGAATGATTGAAAAGGCAGACGACCTTAAAATAAAGGTCGATAAACTTGAAAATGGTTCAACAGTCATCGACTGCGGAGTTAACGTTGACGGCAGCATCAAGGCAGGTGAACTCTACACAGGTGTCTGCCTGGGAGGACTTGCAGATGTTGGGATCTCCATACCCGGCGACCTTTCAGAGAGGTTCGCACTTCCATCCGTTAAGATAAAGACAGACTTCCCTGCCATATCAACACTGGGAGCCCAGAAGGCTGGATGGTCAGTCAGTGTGGGCGACTTCTTTGCACTGGGTTCCGGACCTGCAAGGGCCCTCTCCCTGAAACCTGCAGAGACCTATGAGGAGATAGGATACCAGGATGAGGCAGATGTTGCAATACTCACCCTTGAGGCAGATAAACTCCCTGGTGAGGATGTCACAGACATGATTGCAGAGGAGTGTGACGTGGCAGCAGAGAACGTATACGTCCTGGTGGCCCCAACATCATCCCTGGTTGGTTCAATACAGATCTCAGGCCGTGTGGTTGAAAACGGTACCTACAAGATGCTTGAGGCACTCCACTTCGATGTTAACAAGGTCAAATATGCTGCCGGTATAGCACCAATAGCCCCGGTTGACCCTGACAGTCTTAAGGCCATGGGTAAAACCAATGATGCAGTCCTCTTCGGCGGAAGGACCTACTATTACATAGAATCCGAGGAAGGAGATGACATAAAATCCCTGGCAGAGAACCTCCCATCATCTGCATCTGAGGGTTATGGTAAACCCTTCTATGATGTCTTCAGGGAGGCCGACTACGACTTCTACAAGATAGATAAGGGAATGTTTGCACCTGCAGAGGTCGTTATAAATGACCTCAGGACAGGAGATGTCTTCAGGGCAGGATTTGTCAATGAAGAGCTCCTCATGAAATCCTTCGGACTTTAA
- a CDS encoding DUF1894 domain-containing protein — protein MTFCLETYLQQSGEYEIHMKRAGFRECAAMIEKKARRVVHIKPGEKILGARIIGIPPVPIGIDEERSTVMIPYTKPCYGTAVVELPVDPEEIERILEVAEP, from the coding sequence ATGACGTTCTGCCTGGAGACCTATCTGCAGCAGTCAGGGGAATATGAGATCCACATGAAGAGGGCCGGTTTCAGGGAATGTGCAGCAATGATAGAAAAGAAGGCACGGAGGGTCGTCCACATAAAGCCCGGTGAGAAGATCCTCGGCGCAAGGATAATCGGCATACCACCCGTACCCATCGGTATAGATGAGGAAAGATCAACCGTCATGATACCATACACCAAGCCATGCTACGGTACAGCCGTGGTTGAGCTCCCGGTTGATCCAGAGGAGATAGAGAGGATCCTTGAGGTGGCAGAACCCTGA
- a CDS encoding DUF1890 domain-containing protein, with product MKTESTGKALMVLGCPESPVQIPLAIYTSHKLKKKGFRVTVTANPAALRLVQVADPEGIYTDEMVDLESCINELAEGDYEFLAGFVPNDAAAAYLVTFAGILNTETLAIIFDRDADVLEELVNEIMETLDAEIIAARAHHNPAPLRVRIDRFMEEKP from the coding sequence ATGAAAACGGAATCAACAGGGAAGGCTTTAATGGTACTGGGATGCCCGGAATCACCGGTTCAGATCCCCCTGGCAATATACACATCACATAAACTCAAAAAGAAGGGTTTCAGGGTTACTGTAACAGCCAATCCAGCCGCACTCAGGCTTGTCCAGGTTGCTGACCCTGAGGGTATCTACACGGATGAAATGGTGGACCTTGAATCATGCATCAACGAATTAGCTGAGGGTGACTACGAATTCCTCGCAGGCTTTGTACCCAACGATGCTGCAGCAGCATACCTTGTGACCTTTGCAGGGATACTGAATACAGAGACCCTGGCAATAATCTTTGATAGGGACGCAGATGTCCTTGAAGAACTCGTTAATGAAATAATGGAGACCCTTGACGCGGAGATCATTGCTGCAAGGGCACACCACAACCCTGCACCCCTGCGGGTGAGGATAGACAGGTTCATGGAGGAGAAACCATGA
- the valS gene encoding valine--tRNA ligase, with product MTDNQIPKDYNHKNEVKWQKKWQEEDIYRFIGSGTKPRYIIDTPPPYPTGSIHMGHVLNWVYMDIIARFKRMRGFDVLFPQGWDCHGLPTEVKVEETHNIKKSDVSREEFRRLCVELTQENIRMMKEQMQRLGFSQDWNHEFVTMTPEYMRRTQLSFLRMYRDGLIYQGVHPVNWCPRCETAIAFAEVEYIENETNLNYVRFPVEGADEHITIATTRPELMAACVAVVVHPDDERFREFEDKLIEVPLFGQKVKLIKDPEVDPEFGTGAVMVCTFGDKTDVSWVNRHGLDVIDAIDERGYMTEAAGKYQGLTIAECKEKIVEDLENEGFLLKKEPVRQNVGTCWRCKTPIEILVKKQWFVAVKKLIPQVREAAEEMKWVPGHMKTRLLNWTGSMDWDWCISRQRIFATPIPVWYCSECGRVHVADEEMLPVDPTRDGPGITCECGSTEFIGEEDVLDTWMDSSISPLSVAGWPDESYRELFPADLRPQGHDIIRTWAFYTILRCMALTGEKPFSEIVINGMVFGEDGHKMSKSRGNVIAPEEVLEDYGADALRLWAAGSVPGSDVPFAWKDVKYGYKFLRKFWNAFRFISIHLTENPEVEARPMDRWILSRLMNLVAEVTESLDDYNFAAAVNRVQTFIWHDFCDEYIEAVKYRLYSDEDPESRMAAQNTLRMVLDTCLRLLAPVAPHFTEEVHQHVGEGSIHLRGWPEHIPEIVDPEIERSGDLAVEIIGEIRRFKSSSKMPLNAPLKAATIYTDNESAEMIKPFLDDIAGTMNIGDISLVAGKPEITERAVELEPRMEKIGPEFRSDAPAIISWLTGADPHEVYEEIQRNGEIEVEGNRLTMDHISFRKEVIGTAGERVDVLNLDEPEVIIEIVR from the coding sequence ATGACCGATAATCAGATCCCGAAGGATTACAACCATAAAAACGAGGTTAAATGGCAGAAAAAATGGCAGGAAGAGGACATATACCGCTTCATAGGGTCAGGGACAAAGCCAAGGTACATTATAGACACACCACCACCCTACCCCACAGGTTCAATACACATGGGCCACGTGCTCAACTGGGTCTACATGGACATAATAGCCCGTTTCAAGAGGATGAGAGGTTTCGATGTTCTCTTCCCACAGGGATGGGACTGCCACGGCCTCCCAACGGAGGTTAAGGTCGAGGAGACCCATAACATCAAGAAGAGCGATGTTTCACGTGAAGAATTCAGGCGCCTCTGCGTGGAGCTCACACAGGAAAATATAAGGATGATGAAGGAGCAGATGCAGCGCCTTGGCTTCAGCCAGGACTGGAACCATGAATTTGTAACCATGACCCCCGAGTACATGAGGAGGACGCAGCTATCATTCCTCCGCATGTACAGGGATGGACTCATATACCAGGGTGTGCACCCGGTGAACTGGTGCCCGAGGTGTGAGACTGCAATAGCCTTCGCAGAGGTTGAATACATTGAGAATGAGACAAACCTCAACTACGTCAGGTTCCCTGTTGAGGGTGCAGATGAGCACATCACAATAGCAACAACAAGGCCAGAACTCATGGCTGCCTGTGTGGCCGTTGTTGTGCACCCCGATGATGAGCGGTTCAGGGAATTTGAGGACAAACTCATAGAGGTGCCCCTCTTTGGACAGAAGGTTAAACTCATAAAGGACCCTGAAGTGGACCCTGAATTCGGTACAGGGGCAGTTATGGTGTGCACATTCGGTGATAAAACCGACGTGAGCTGGGTCAACCGCCATGGACTTGACGTGATAGATGCAATAGACGAAAGGGGTTACATGACAGAGGCCGCAGGTAAATACCAGGGGCTTACCATAGCAGAGTGCAAGGAGAAGATAGTGGAGGACCTTGAGAATGAAGGCTTCCTCTTAAAGAAGGAGCCTGTCAGACAGAACGTTGGGACATGCTGGAGGTGCAAGACACCCATCGAGATCCTTGTCAAGAAGCAGTGGTTCGTGGCTGTCAAGAAACTCATACCCCAGGTTAGGGAAGCTGCAGAGGAGATGAAATGGGTACCAGGGCATATGAAGACAAGGCTCCTCAACTGGACAGGTTCAATGGACTGGGACTGGTGCATATCACGTCAGAGGATATTCGCAACACCCATACCCGTCTGGTACTGCAGTGAATGTGGCAGGGTCCACGTGGCCGATGAGGAGATGCTGCCAGTAGACCCCACAAGGGATGGACCCGGGATAACATGTGAATGCGGGAGTACAGAATTCATAGGAGAGGAGGACGTCCTTGACACATGGATGGACAGCTCGATATCACCCCTCTCAGTTGCAGGATGGCCCGATGAGTCCTACAGGGAACTCTTCCCAGCCGACCTGAGACCGCAGGGCCATGACATAATCCGTACCTGGGCCTTCTACACGATACTCAGATGCATGGCCCTCACAGGCGAGAAACCATTCAGTGAAATAGTTATAAATGGTATGGTATTCGGAGAGGACGGCCACAAGATGAGCAAGTCCCGTGGAAACGTAATAGCACCAGAGGAGGTCCTGGAGGATTACGGTGCCGATGCCCTGAGGTTATGGGCGGCAGGGAGCGTGCCGGGATCAGATGTCCCCTTCGCATGGAAGGACGTGAAGTATGGGTATAAGTTCCTGAGAAAATTCTGGAACGCCTTCAGATTCATAAGCATACACCTCACAGAGAACCCGGAGGTTGAAGCCAGACCCATGGACCGCTGGATACTCTCCAGGCTCATGAACCTGGTGGCTGAGGTAACAGAGAGCCTGGATGATTACAACTTCGCAGCAGCGGTTAACCGTGTCCAGACCTTCATCTGGCATGACTTTTGCGACGAATACATTGAGGCAGTGAAATACAGGCTCTACTCAGATGAGGATCCCGAATCAAGGATGGCGGCCCAGAACACCCTCAGAATGGTACTTGACACATGTCTGAGGCTCCTGGCCCCGGTGGCACCCCACTTCACAGAGGAGGTGCACCAGCACGTGGGAGAGGGATCCATACACCTGAGGGGCTGGCCAGAGCACATACCTGAAATCGTTGACCCTGAAATCGAGAGGAGCGGAGACCTTGCAGTTGAAATTATAGGAGAGATCAGGAGGTTCAAGTCCTCCTCCAAGATGCCCCTGAACGCACCACTCAAAGCAGCCACCATCTACACCGATAATGAATCCGCAGAAATGATAAAACCCTTCCTGGACGATATCGCAGGTACAATGAACATAGGTGATATCAGCCTCGTGGCTGGCAAACCCGAGATAACCGAGAGGGCCGTGGAACTTGAGCCAAGGATGGAAAAAATAGGTCCTGAGTTCAGATCAGATGCCCCAGCTATAATATCCTGGCTCACAGGTGCTGATCCCCATGAGGTCTACGAGGAGATCCAGAGGAACGGTGAAATCGAGGTCGAGGGTAACAGACTCACCATGGATCATATCAGCTTCAGGAAGGAGGTCATCGGAACAGCAGGCGAGAGGGTAGATGTTCTAAACCTGGACGAACCAGAGGTCATAATTGAAATAGTGCGCTGA
- the pheT gene encoding phenylalanine--tRNA ligase subunit beta: MPVITFDYDDLKELGIDIDREKLLDVLPMMGSDIEDFDDESIKVEFFPNRPDLLSVEGVARSLRGFLGIEKGMPSYDVHDSGVEVTVDESVLDVRPYLGMAVIEDVQFTDKKLKQVMEFQEDLHWVIGRDRRKVAIGIHDLDRVEPPFLYSGVEPEGVTFTPLDSVCEMTPHEILEEHPKGVSYAHLLRDHDRYPLITDKNGDVLSMPPIINGELTKLTVNTRRILVDVTGTDDRAVRQTLNIICTSFAEAGGRIGSVRVKRPDGELHLPDLTPREMRVSVSEASRITGLELSADEVMDLLMKARMDARRTSDDEVVAVIPAYRVDILHEVDLVENIAVQHCIGRIEPELPDIATIAEEDTWSRADASIREVMVGLGFQEVMSLMLTSEESHYRRMRLEEDERVEVAQPISQDRTMIRKSLLNGLLEFFEDNKHEDLPQKIFEVGDVVYINPESETRSRVVTKLACAVTHSSAGFTEIKSLAAAVVENLGYEFRIEPLEHPSFIEGRCAAIESEGKSSAIGGFFGEVHPEVVTNFNLEYPVIALEIEFK; encoded by the coding sequence ATGCCTGTTATAACGTTCGATTACGATGACCTGAAGGAACTGGGCATTGATATTGATAGGGAGAAGCTCCTTGACGTTCTGCCGATGATGGGAAGTGATATAGAGGACTTTGATGACGAAAGCATTAAGGTGGAGTTTTTTCCCAACCGTCCTGACCTGCTCTCGGTTGAGGGTGTTGCAAGGAGCCTCCGCGGATTCCTTGGAATTGAAAAGGGTATGCCATCCTATGATGTCCATGACTCCGGGGTGGAGGTCACAGTAGATGAGTCTGTACTTGATGTGAGGCCATACCTTGGAATGGCCGTCATAGAGGACGTTCAGTTCACCGATAAAAAACTTAAACAGGTCATGGAGTTCCAGGAGGACCTGCACTGGGTCATAGGCAGGGACCGCAGGAAGGTGGCCATAGGTATCCATGACCTTGACCGTGTCGAGCCACCCTTCCTCTACAGTGGCGTTGAACCGGAGGGAGTCACATTCACACCCCTTGACAGTGTATGTGAAATGACACCCCATGAAATACTCGAGGAGCACCCCAAGGGTGTCAGTTACGCCCACCTCCTCCGGGACCATGACCGTTACCCCCTGATAACAGATAAGAATGGGGACGTTCTCTCCATGCCCCCCATAATAAATGGGGAGCTCACCAAGTTAACCGTGAACACCCGCAGAATACTTGTGGATGTCACAGGAACCGATGATAGGGCTGTCAGACAGACCCTGAATATCATATGCACATCCTTTGCAGAGGCGGGTGGAAGGATAGGCTCGGTGAGGGTTAAGCGTCCTGATGGAGAGCTGCATCTACCAGACCTCACACCACGTGAGATGAGGGTATCTGTCTCAGAAGCCTCACGGATAACCGGACTTGAACTCAGTGCAGATGAGGTCATGGATCTCCTCATGAAGGCCCGGATGGACGCCCGGAGGACCTCAGATGATGAGGTGGTTGCGGTTATACCCGCCTACCGGGTGGATATACTCCACGAGGTTGACCTTGTTGAGAACATAGCTGTGCAGCACTGCATAGGGAGGATTGAACCCGAACTTCCTGATATAGCGACCATTGCAGAGGAGGACACCTGGAGCAGGGCAGACGCGTCTATAAGGGAGGTCATGGTGGGCCTCGGATTCCAGGAGGTTATGAGCCTCATGTTAACCAGTGAGGAGAGCCACTACAGGAGGATGAGGCTTGAGGAGGATGAAAGGGTTGAGGTTGCCCAGCCCATTTCCCAAGACAGGACCATGATCCGCAAGAGTCTGCTCAACGGCCTCCTTGAGTTCTTCGAGGACAACAAGCACGAGGATCTTCCACAGAAGATATTCGAGGTCGGGGATGTGGTGTACATTAACCCTGAATCTGAGACCCGTAGCAGGGTCGTTACGAAGCTTGCATGCGCAGTCACGCACTCCAGTGCAGGTTTCACCGAGATAAAGTCCCTTGCAGCGGCTGTGGTTGAGAACCTCGGTTACGAGTTCAGGATAGAGCCCCTTGAACACCCATCCTTCATAGAGGGAAGATGTGCAGCCATAGAATCTGAGGGCAAATCCTCAGCCATAGGTGGATTCTTCGGTGAGGTCCATCCTGAGGTTGTAACAAACTTCAACCTGGAATATCCTGTTATTGCACTTGAAATCGAATTTAAGTAG
- a CDS encoding DUF362 domain-containing protein gives MKGIAVSECHSYDPEEVRESVTECIELLGGARRFASSGDRVLLKPNMLMAASPERHVTTHPSVIEAVAEVFLDLGAEVSIGDSPGGSFRNIERFWRATGILDVCRRLDIEPVNFEASGSYIMGSGYPISRPVVDSDLVVNLPKLKTHSMTIFTCAVKNMYGAVPGFGKADYHREHPRPSEFARRLLEIYLLTEPALTLVDGVVGMEGNGPSGGDPRDLGIILASEDAIALDVYIPWLLGMDPFRVPVNEAARREGLAPDPAELEIAGYEPERVDDFRWPSNIYYTLDLLPSGLARAIRKLWWSRPAIDPERCRNCNVCVESCPVEALKAGAVIPEFDYSRCINCLCCMEVCPHAAFYQDRSLLYRFTGLFSGVLK, from the coding sequence ATGAAGGGGATAGCGGTATCAGAGTGCCATTCCTATGACCCTGAGGAGGTAAGGGAGTCGGTCACTGAGTGTATTGAACTTCTGGGAGGAGCCAGGAGGTTCGCATCCAGTGGGGACAGGGTTCTCCTTAAACCGAACATGCTCATGGCAGCATCACCGGAGAGGCACGTCACAACCCACCCATCAGTCATCGAGGCTGTGGCAGAGGTATTTCTGGACCTTGGGGCTGAGGTATCCATAGGTGACAGCCCCGGTGGTTCATTCAGGAATATAGAAAGATTCTGGAGGGCCACAGGCATACTTGATGTGTGCAGGAGACTGGATATTGAACCAGTGAATTTTGAGGCCTCTGGATCATACATTATGGGTTCAGGATATCCCATTTCAAGGCCGGTGGTGGACAGTGACCTTGTCGTCAACCTCCCCAAGCTGAAAACCCACAGCATGACCATATTCACATGTGCCGTTAAGAACATGTACGGTGCAGTGCCTGGATTCGGGAAGGCGGATTATCACAGGGAGCACCCCAGACCATCCGAGTTCGCAAGGAGGCTCCTTGAAATTTACCTCCTTACAGAACCAGCCCTCACCCTGGTTGATGGGGTTGTCGGGATGGAGGGAAACGGTCCATCGGGGGGAGACCCCAGGGACCTTGGAATCATCCTGGCATCAGAGGATGCCATTGCACTTGACGTATACATCCCCTGGCTACTGGGCATGGACCCCTTCAGGGTCCCTGTTAATGAGGCCGCCAGGAGAGAGGGACTCGCCCCGGATCCTGCCGAACTTGAAATTGCAGGGTATGAACCTGAAAGGGTGGATGACTTCAGGTGGCCATCAAACATCTATTACACCCTTGACCTCCTACCATCGGGCCTTGCACGCGCCATCAGGAAGCTCTGGTGGTCGAGACCTGCCATAGACCCTGAGAGGTGCAGGAACTGCAATGTCTGTGTTGAGAGCTGCCCGGTTGAGGCTCTGAAGGCGGGTGCAGTCATACCGGAGTTCGATTATTCCCGCTGCATCAACTGTCTCTGCTGCATGGAGGTATGTCCACACGCAGCATTCTATCAGGACAGGAGTCTCCTTTACAGGTTCACAGGCCTATTTTCAGGGGTGCTGAAGTAG
- a CDS encoding methionine synthase: MITTVVGSYPTEPRGPETLGERLLNFFGSYDRYRPAIEAAVRDQFRAGVDIISDGQVRGDMVGHFAAAIGGMKIEDGTSIIYSRITPPAGSIGAADLRYAYRILRGLTDDESRGVKGIITGPSTMIYASRIEGFYDPQKRDRAVMDMAGVLKIEAKHLQDAGAAMIQIDEPFLSTGIVDMKTAGRAIDHIAAGLDIEVSLHVCGDIRNVLSDLLRFKVDVLDLEFAGRPSNLEVLEEKWRGDKGVGFGCVDTTTERVESMEEIRNLIKRGADIVGEENLYIDPDCGMRKLPRKAAFSKLRNMVMAAGN, encoded by the coding sequence GTGATCACAACAGTTGTTGGAAGCTACCCCACAGAACCCAGGGGTCCTGAGACACTGGGTGAACGTCTGCTGAATTTTTTTGGCTCCTACGATAGATACAGACCGGCCATAGAGGCTGCTGTGAGGGACCAGTTCAGGGCGGGAGTTGATATAATCTCGGATGGACAGGTTCGTGGCGACATGGTGGGACACTTCGCAGCGGCAATTGGAGGCATGAAGATCGAGGACGGCACATCAATCATATACTCAAGGATAACACCGCCTGCAGGTTCCATAGGAGCAGCTGACCTCAGATATGCATACCGGATTTTAAGGGGCCTCACAGATGATGAATCAAGGGGTGTTAAGGGCATAATAACCGGACCATCCACCATGATCTACGCATCCAGGATAGAGGGGTTCTACGACCCCCAGAAGAGGGATCGGGCTGTCATGGACATGGCAGGAGTTCTTAAAATAGAGGCAAAGCACCTCCAGGATGCAGGGGCTGCAATGATACAGATAGATGAACCCTTCCTCTCAACGGGAATTGTTGACATGAAAACAGCAGGGAGGGCCATAGATCACATTGCAGCCGGCCTGGACATTGAGGTCTCACTGCATGTGTGTGGAGACATAAGGAATGTGCTCTCTGATCTGCTCAGATTTAAGGTTGATGTCCTGGACCTTGAATTCGCGGGAAGACCATCCAACCTGGAGGTCCTTGAGGAGAAATGGAGGGGTGATAAGGGGGTAGGATTTGGATGTGTGGATACCACAACCGAGAGGGTTGAATCCATGGAGGAGATAAGAAACCTTATTAAAAGGGGTGCTGATATAGTTGGAGAGGAGAACCTCTACATCGACCCTGACTGCGGAATGAGGAAACTCCCGAGGAAGGCGGCCTTCAGCAAACTCCGCAACATGGTGATGGCAGCAGGTAATTGA